A section of the Leptolyngbya sp. CCY15150 genome encodes:
- a CDS encoding IS1 family transposase, with the protein CYEAVPKAVDVVPKTKGKLNVQMDELWSFVDNKGNKQWVWLAIDADTREIIGCPIGDRSRESAIALWQSIPGVYRQCAKVYTDYWEAYIEVIASKR; encoded by the coding sequence CTTGCTACGAAGCTGTGCCAAAAGCGGTAGACGTCGTCCCCAAAACCAAAGGCAAGCTGAACGTGCAGATGGATGAACTCTGGTCATTTGTCGACAACAAAGGCAACAAGCAGTGGGTCTGGCTGGCAATCGATGCAGATACCCGAGAGATCATCGGCTGTCCTATCGGCGACCGCTCCAGAGAATCGGCGATCGCCTTATGGCAGTCAATTCCTGGGGTGTACAGACAGTGTGCCAAAGTCTACACCGACTATTGGGAGGCCTACATCGAGGTGATTGCGAGCAAGCGGCA